In Dryobates pubescens isolate bDryPub1 chromosome 12, bDryPub1.pri, whole genome shotgun sequence, one genomic interval encodes:
- the CREG1 gene encoding protein CREG1, which produces MSGLTLLCAVAALLLAAGGAIPPPEEAARMARFVLHNCDWGALATLSAQEGLRGRPFANIFSLSDGPPGPFGGSGVPYLYLTDMEISVQDLEINSNASLTVSLAQTPYCKKHKYDPQNPLCAHIIFCGSIVKVNDSEAGLAKKALFSRHPEMESWPKDHNWFFAKFNITNIWVLDYFGGLKIVTPEEYYSVKP; this is translated from the exons ATGTCGGGACTGACGCTCCTGTGCGCGGTGGCGGCGCTGCTTCTGGCGGCCGGCGGGGCCATCCCGCCGCCGGAGGAGGCAGCGCGCATGGCGCGCTTCGTGCTGCACAATTGCGACTGGGGCGCTCTGGCCACGCTCTCCGCGCAGGAGGGGCTGCGCGGCCGCCCGTTCGCCAACATCTTCTCCCTCAGCGACGGGCCTCCCGGGCCATTCGGCGGCAGCGGCGTCCCATACCTTTACCTGACCGACATGGAGATCTCCGTGCAGGACCTGGAG ATCAATTCCAATGCCTCCTTGACTGTGTCTTTGGCACAGACTCCTTACTGCAAGAAGCACAAATATGATCCCCAGAATCCCCTCTGTGCTCACATAATCTTCTGTGGGAGTATTGTAAAG GTGAATGATTCAGAAGCAGGCTTGGCAAAAAAGGCATTATTCAGTCGCCACCCTGAGATGGAAAGTTGGCCTAAGGATCATAACTGGTTCTTTGCCAAATTCAACATCACCAATATTTGGGTGCTGGACTACTTTGGTGGACTGAAAATTGTGACACCAGAAGAATACTACAGTGTCAAGCCTTAG